In Desulfonatronovibrio magnus, the genomic window GATCTCCGCGGCCTCCTTGGTTGCCTCGGTGCCCTTGATGCCCATGGCTATACCGACATCGGCCCGTTTCAGAGCCGGAGCGTCGTTGACTCCGTCTCCGGTCATGGCCACCACTTCCTTTTCGGCTTGCAGGGCCGTGACCAGGCGTAACTTGTGTTCAGGGCTGGTGCGGGCAAAAATGTCGTGCTTCATGGCCAGGCGGCGCATTTCCGTATCGCTCGCGGCTTCCAGCTCCGGTCCGGTGATGGCCGCCGTGCCGTTGCCGATCCCCATTTCCTTGCCGATGGCCATGGCCGTGGCCGCATGGTCTCCGGTGATCATCTTCACCCGGATGCCGGCTTCGCGGCAGATCTTGATTGCCGCAATGGCCTCGGTGCGGGGGGGGTCAACAATGCCCACCAGGCCGGCAAAGATCATCTTTTGATCAACGTCTTCCAAAGACAGGGCCTGGCTTTTGGTCAGTCGCACCGAGTCCGAATCTTCACGGGGAAGTTCTTGCCAGGCCGCGGCCAGGATTCTTTGACCCTGAGCGGCCAGTTCCTCCAGCCTGGCTTCCCACATGGCACGGTCCAGGGGCTCGGTGCCGCCGTCAGCGGCAAGCTGGAGCGTGCAACGGTCTAGCAGACGGTCTGGCGCACCTTTGAGCAACAGAAGGATTTTTTCTTCAGGACTTTTATTCAGGGTGGCCATGAACTTGGTTTCGGATTCAAAAGGAAGCTCCGCCAGGCGAATATATGGCGTTGGATCAAATTCAGCCTTGCGGCCCAGAGTGCGCAGCGCTCCTTCCGTGGGCTCGCCGTTCAGTTTCCAGCGACCGTCCTCCTCGAAGATAATTGCGTCATTGCACACGGCCATGATCTCAATAACCTGCAAGAGATCGGAATTGTCTCCGAGTTCGGCGCGTTGTTCGTCCGCCCCTCGGATGTGGCCTTCGGGAATGTAGCCGGTGCCGCTGACGTGGTAGGTTTGGGTCGCGGTCACCACGGCCCTGGCGGTCATCTCGTTGCGGGTCAGGGTGCCGGTCTTGTCCGAACAGATCACCGTCACCGAACCCAGGGTTTCTACGGCGGGCAAGCGGCGGATAATGGCCTTGCGCAGGGCCATGCGCTGCACGCCCAAGGCCAGTGTGATGGACAGAATGGCCGGCAGTCCTTCGGGAATAGCGGCCACGGCAAAGCCGATGGCCGCAAAAAAGAGGTCTTCCATGGGCATGTCATGGAGTAGCCACCCGACAGCAAACATCAGGCCGGCCAGGAAGAGAATGACCACGGACAGCACCTTGCCGAAGTAGGCCATCTGGCGTGTCAACGGAGTAGCCAGTTTTTCCACTTCCTGGATCATTTTGTTGATTCGGCCAAGTTGGGTTTGTAAACCGGTGTGTACGACCACGCCCACGCCGCGTCCGGCCGCCACAAGGCACCCGGAATACGCCATGCTTTTGCGATCCCCCAGGGGGGCGTCCTTAAGCACGGGGTCGGTCTGCTTGGCCGCGGCAACGGATTCGCCGGTCAGTGCGGATTCCTCGATGCGCAGGTTTGTGGTGTTCAACAGCCGTATATCCGCTGGAACCTTGTCCCCGGAGCGCAAACGGACGATGTCTCCTGGAACCAGCAACTCCGCTTCGATGTCATGAAAATCTCCGCCGCGACGGACCTGGGCGTGCAGGGAGAGCATCTTGCGAATGCCGGCCAGGGCCTCTTCGGCCTTGCCCTCCTGGAAAAAACCGATCAACGCGTTGATGACTACCACGCCCAGAATGACGAAGGTGTCTATCCAGTGACCCAGCAGAGCGGTGATGCCGGCCGCGGCCAGCAGGATGTAGATCAGGATGTCATGAAAATGTTTGAAAAAGCGTTTCAGTAATCCATCCGGCTCCGGCTCCGGCAGTTTGTTCGGGCCGAAGCGTTCCAGGCGCTTTTGGGCATCGTCCGGTTCCAGCCCGACAGCCTGGCTTTGCAACGTGTCGAGGCACTCTTGTACCGTGAGGGCATGGGGATGTTTGATGATGGTGTTGTTCGTGTCTGGTTGTGTGGACATGGTGAGGTTCCTAAAAAAGTTACTCTGGCTGCCTGAGGCGATGCCTGGATCAGTTTTTGCAGCTTGTCTAATATTCCCGCTATCGCAAACACAGGAAGTCCAAAGATCACATGGAAGAAAATTTGTAACTGCCGGGTGGACTCATAGTTGGCCAGATGGTCGTCAATATCAGCATGTCAGCACTACTTCCACAGTATGATCTTGTCTGTCATCCACAAGCGCAATGGTCATTTCCTGTTGTACCACCCCGTCCATCGTAACACTCGCCTCTCTGTCCCCGTCAGCCTGTTGTTGTCTGATATTGATATGGTACATGGTTTCCCGAAAGCGGTAACGGATCGTAAAAGCGTCCCACTGTGTGGAGAGGCAGGGTTCGAAAGACAATCTGTTCGCTTCCAGCCTGAAACCCAGCAGGGATTCCATGATCAGGCGGTACATCCACGCGGCTGATCCCGTATACCACGTCCATCCTCCCCTGCCTGTGTGCGGCTTGACAGCGTAAACGTCTGCCGCGACCACGTAGGGTTCGACCTTGTATTTGTTCGCTTCTTCAGGAGAATTTCCGTGATTGACGGGGTTGATCATGGCGAACAGTTCCCAGGCGCGGCGCTTGTCCCCCAGTGCGGCAAAGGCCATGGTCGTCCAGATGGCGGCGTGGGTGTACTGTCCGCCGTTTTCGCGTACTCCAGGGACGTAACCTTTGATATATCCCGGATTCAATGAGGATTTATCAAATGGCGGGTCAAAAAGCTGAATCAGGTTGTCTTCCCGGCGCACCAGGTGCTCGTCCACCGCTTCCATGGCCGTCCGTACACGCTCTTTGCGGCCCATCCCGGACAGGACCGACCAGCTTTGGGCTATTGAATCGATCCGGCATTCCGGACTTTCAGCAGAGCCCATGGGGGTGCCGTCATCAAAATACGCCCGAAGATACCATGCCCCGTCCCAGCCATGTTCCTCAATGTTTCTGCCAAGCTGTGCAGCCTCATCTAGGCATTGTCGGGCAAAGTCCAGATCGCCGCGCAGCTTGGCGACCTCGGCGAATCGGTTCAGCACCTCGCACAGAAAAAAGGCCAGCCACACGCTTTCCCCTTTGCCTTCGTGGCCGACCATGTTCATGCCGTCGTTCCAGTCGCCGGATCCCATCAGGGGCAGTCCGTGCTCACCGAACCTGAGTCCCCTCTGGATTGCACGTACGCAATGCTCATACAAGTCGGCAGTTTCTTCGGACCTGACCGGAAGATCATAATAGGATTCCTCCTTGTGATCCAGCTGGCGGCCGTTGATGAAGTGAATCGATTCGTCCAGCACCCCCGTATCCCCGGTACTCAGGACGTAGCGGCAGGTGGCCAGGGGCAGCCAGAGATAGTCGTCGGAACATTTGGTCCGCACCCCTCTGCCGGTTGGCGGGTGCCACCAGTGCTGAACATCGCCTTCTGGAAACTGGCGGCCGGCGCAGCGGAGTAGATGCGCACGCACAAGACCCGGCTCGGCATGGATCAGGGCCATGGAGTCCTGCAACTGGTCACGGAAGCCAAAGGCGCCTCCGGACTGATAGTAGCCGCTTCGGCCCCAGAACCGGCAGGCAATGGTCTGGTACAAAAGCCAGCCATTGACAAGGAGATCCACGGACTTGTCGGGTGTTTCCACCTGGACGGCGCTCAGGGTGTGATTCCAGTATTGCCATACAGCCTCCAGGGCTTTTCGCGCTGCAGTGGAATCACGATAGCGCCTGGCTAGACGTGCGGCCTCGTCACCGTCTCGCCCGGCGCCGAGGGTGAACACGATCTCGCGGTCTTCACCGTCGTCCAGATCAAAAACAACATGCATGGCCGCGCATGGATCCATTGCGGCTCCGACCCTGCCGGAGAGGCGGGACCGGGTCATGGCCGCGGGGCGGGCCAGGGTTCCATTGCGACCGATAAATTCGGTCCGATCCGCGGTTACCGTTCTGGTGGCGTGATCCACGTTAAAGAAGGCCACCCGTCTGCTGAATTCGGTGTTGTACGGGTTGTTCGCCAGAATCGCGCCGCTTTCAGGGTCGATCTCGGTGCTCACATGCATTCCTGTCTTGGGACGCACATCCCCCAGCACCCACTCGGCAAATCCGCTCACTGAGAGCCGTCGCGGACGGCCGCACCGATTGCGCACCTTGAGCACCGTGAACTTGACCGGCGCGTTCATGGCCACAAAGACCCATACCTCCGAACTGATGCCGCGCTCTGTGTGTTCGAACACCGTGTATCCGAATCCGTGCCGGGTGACGTAGGGAGAAGCGCCTCTGACGGGATGCGGCATGGGAGACCAGAAATGGCCGCGATCTTCGTCGCGCAGGTAAAAGGCCTCCCCGCTTAAATCCATGACAGGATCATTGTGCCATGGGGTGAGGCGAAATTCGTGGGCGTTCTCGCTCCAGGAGTAGGTTGGGCCGTTTTCCGAGACAATGGCGCCGAAATTCGGATTGGCCAGCACGTTGACCCACGGGGCCGGTGTGACCTGCCCGCGACTGGTTGAAATGACGTACTCATGACCATCCGGGGTGAATCCCCCGATTCCGTTGAAGAACAGGAGGTCTTCACGGGGCAGGGCCGCTACAGTGGGCTGCAGGGTGCGAAAAATTCGGGTCGGCTCCAGGGCTGGAATGTTCGGTTGATTAAGATCAACGCGGTTCAGTTGATCCTCGAGGGTTCCCAGGCTGTCGCGAATGACTATGCGGGCCAGGGCCTGAAAGATGATCCGGTCTTCCTCAGAAATTTGATCAGCGTTGCGCACAAACACTTCACCCGGTCGATCTGCCCGCTTGCCATGCACTCCGGCGGCGATAAACCCCATGATCTGGTCGTGCAGAACCTGCCGATAACCGGCATGATCTTCATTGATGATCACCATATCCACGGGCAGCCCTTTGAGTCGCCAGTATGCATGGGCCTGAATGAGCTGGCGGGCCAACTGGATGTTCTCCCGATCCTCGATCCACAGCAGGACAATGGGCAGGTCTCCGGAGATGGAATAGCCCCAGAGGCTGGATTGTCCCCGAAAATTTTTCATGATCAGGCTGGAATGGGGGCGCAGTCCTGAATTGGCGTAGAGAACCGAGGCCGCAAGCCGCCCGTAGAGCTGCGCCTCAGCTTCCGTGGCGTTAATCTGTTGCAGAAGGACCTGGCTATGGGTCCATGCCAGCTCAAAAACACGGTCCACAAGATATCGATCCCGGTATTTGCCCACCAGGCCCGCACAGACATCGCGGGTTTTTGCTGCTCCGGTGAATATGTTTACGGTTGCCGATGCTTGCGGCTCCAGGGTGATTTGACAGCGAATTGCTACGATGGGGTCAAGGACCGGACCTTCGCTGCCGGAAAGGGGAGAGAGGCTCTGCATGGCTTCTGGATCGGCAGGGGTGTTCCCGCGACCGATAAACCGCAACCGGTCGGTCTCATAGGACATCTCACCTATGTCCGCATCGTGGACAGCCATGGTATGAAACATCCACGGCGGTTTCTCGTCTGCAAACCGGGGCCTTCGGGTGGCCATAATTGCGCACTGGGGCCTGATTATCTCGGTCTGAACAAAGAGATTGCTGAAGGCCTGATGCGCTGCGTCGGATGCAGGGGATGCCAGGACGACTTCAGCATAACTGGTTACTTCGATGGTTCTGCGGGTTGTGGATCGGTTGGTAATGGTGACCCGGCGCAGTTCAGTATCATCCTCGGGTGAAACAGCAATTTCGGTATGGGTGTTAATATCCTCGTCCCGGCGGCGGAACTCAACCCGGCCTTCGGAAAATATTGCTTCGTAGTGATCAGGCGACTTAAGCGTAGGCTGGTGCGCCGCGGACCAGAAGACACCGCTGGAAATGTCCCGGATATAGCAGAAAGCCCCCCAATTATCGCATGTTCCGTCTTCACGCCACCTGGTCACGGCCAGATCTTTCCAGCGGCTGTACCCGGCTCCTGCATTGGTGACCATGACATGGTATGTTCCGTTGGACAGGAGCTGCACCTCAGGGATGGGCGTATTGGGAGTTGTGGAGATGCGCAGAGGCTTTTCCTTCAAAGATGCCGACGTCTTCCGTGATTCGGAAAGTTTCGATATTTGCGAATGATATGCCGTGGCCTTGGGCAGCCGTTCCTGAAGCAGCAGTACAGTCGCCTGAAACATGGGATTCGCTTCGAACCGTTTCTGCATGGGTTGGTCCAGCAGCAGATGCGTCAGGGCGAGCAGGCTCATGCCTTGATGGTGGGCCATGTAGGACTGAACCACGGCACTGGTTCGTCCGCGAGGAAGATGACTTGGAGTGTAGTCAATGGCCTCGTATAAGCCGTACCTGCCTTGAAAACCACGGGACGAGAGATCTTCAAGATTGCGACAGGCCGCCTCGGGTGCCACCATGAGCGCCAACGCCGAAGCATGGGGGGTGATGACCAAATCTTCGGCTAACCCTCGTTTCAGGCCGAGGCCGGGCACCCCGAAGGCCTTGTACTGGTAGTTGAACTGACTGTCGGTCA contains:
- a CDS encoding cation-transporting P-type ATPase, with the translated sequence MSTQPDTNNTIIKHPHALTVQECLDTLQSQAVGLEPDDAQKRLERFGPNKLPEPEPDGLLKRFFKHFHDILIYILLAAAGITALLGHWIDTFVILGVVVINALIGFFQEGKAEEALAGIRKMLSLHAQVRRGGDFHDIEAELLVPGDIVRLRSGDKVPADIRLLNTTNLRIEESALTGESVAAAKQTDPVLKDAPLGDRKSMAYSGCLVAAGRGVGVVVHTGLQTQLGRINKMIQEVEKLATPLTRQMAYFGKVLSVVILFLAGLMFAVGWLLHDMPMEDLFFAAIGFAVAAIPEGLPAILSITLALGVQRMALRKAIIRRLPAVETLGSVTVICSDKTGTLTRNEMTARAVVTATQTYHVSGTGYIPEGHIRGADEQRAELGDNSDLLQVIEIMAVCNDAIIFEEDGRWKLNGEPTEGALRTLGRKAEFDPTPYIRLAELPFESETKFMATLNKSPEEKILLLLKGAPDRLLDRCTLQLAADGGTEPLDRAMWEARLEELAAQGQRILAAAWQELPREDSDSVRLTKSQALSLEDVDQKMIFAGLVGIVDPPRTEAIAAIKICREAGIRVKMITGDHAATAMAIGKEMGIGNGTAAITGPELEAASDTEMRRLAMKHDIFARTSPEHKLRLVTALQAEKEVVAMTGDGVNDAPALKRADVGIAMGIKGTEATKEAAEIVLMDDNFATIEHAVEEGRTIYDNLRKAILFLLPTNGAEGLVVLTAIVAGFAVLPLTPVQILWVNMVTAITLAMALAFEPSEPDLMSRPPRRPGTAILGGYFLWRIGFVSVLIGGATLAVFHVEMSLDMDVEIVRTVCVNTLVAGQLFYLFNSRFLREAAWLPSRLLSNKVALIASGVLILFQLIFVYAPFMNLWFGSAPLELRHWLVPLGIGLMVFTLSELEKVVYRKFEKVK